Genomic window (Vicia villosa cultivar HV-30 ecotype Madison, WI unplaced genomic scaffold, Vvil1.0 ctg.000684F_1_1_3, whole genome shotgun sequence):
CTTTCTTGTCTGCTCCTCCCACTCTGAAACGTATAAATATGGATGTCATGTTTAATGATTATATTAATCATTTGGTACCAGATGAGGCACGAAGTGCCATAACACCGAACAACTGAAGCTACGTAGACAATTATACATCTAATGATTCTTCCAGGTGTCACATCCTTATGTGGTACAAGATGCTCTAAGAGACCCACCTATACCAGCTTATAAGTAGATACTAGAGGAAAATCAAGCTAGGGCTGATCATGCTAATGATGTCTTGCCTAGGTGTTGTCAGATCATGGAGATTGGGAAGGTGTGTATTAATTGGAGGACTCTTTCCGGATGACTCTAAGGCAATATGTGTTATAGACAGGGGCGGATGCACGTTACTGGCTTTGGGGGCTTAAGCCCCCACAAGaacaattattttctttaatgacATTAACCTATATATTTCATAGAGCCCCATAAAATTTAAGTAGTCACATCACATTAATTTACCCTTAACTACAAGttataattttatcttttaaCTTTAACTATTtcaattgttattttttaaattcttattataaattcttttattttatagaaATAGTTTGTCtttaatttgatattttatttaaaaagtgtTAGATGTGTAGTTATTTTtgttagaaataaaatttttttcaaccataaattttaaaaagaataaaatatgcATTTGTATATGAAGGATAAGCGATTGAACGGTATATAATTTTATGTATAATAAAATGTCATTTTCGAGAACTCATCGGAGGTATAGTAGgcttcaaaactcaaaaatatatttatagtgTCATACTTGatagtattaataataaaaagtcattaaatttttttagaacaaagaaatccataaaaaataaatataatttatataaatttttatataatttgaatttatatgttattataattattataaaatttgtaatatttttcttAGTCAAAATACTTACACTATTTTTTGCCCCCACCAGCAAAAGTTTCTAGATCCGCCACTGGTTATAGATGCCATGATGACAGAGATTCGGCAAACTCTATAATACAGGAGGCACCGCAGGAACATGGGGAGACGAGCGTGAAGCCGACTCATACTCTATCATAGGGGTGGACATCGGTTCGGGCCCAAAACCTCAATCCGGCCCAACACTCGGGTGACATTAATAGGCCCAATTCCGACTAGTTTAACAATCGATTTTTTCGGGTTCGGGTTAAAATGGGTTCGATTAATTGGATCGGATAATTTCATATTGTATTTGCAGCTGGACCAATATAAAATCCAGTCCAAATAAAAAATCCAAtagatttttttcttcttttttcttacaTTCTTATTAACAAGTTATTAGTTGGGCCACCCAAATTTGAAGCCCAATTAAAATGTGAATTTTTTGTAATTTGGAAAatggaaaattaattattttttaataaagaaCTATTAATTATTTGGATAAAAAAAGTAGTACTAATTATTTGTACAAAGGGCTATTTTGAGCCATTTTAGATAAATataataaacaaattttataattttattacaaCTTATAGCAACATTCAAATATGGAATGAGTCATATTGTGAGATAAAATGTGTTTTGTCCATATTTCATTCCTCCAACTGATTCAAAGCAATACATGTcatcaaaaatataaataagggATAATAGTTAAcaaaagagaaatcaataatgaataaaatttcaaaaagttAAACAAAACTATGGGATagtaaaaattgattttgacgAAAAACactaaatttgtaaaaaaaaaactcataccGCTCAAGTCATAAACATACTTAAAGATGAGTATTATACTATACAGTCTAAGGATGAATAAAAATCTGTCTTTGAAGCTGATTATGATACCTCAAGATCTTTGCATCAGCACTAACTTAAAAATCTGCAACAAACATAaccaattatataataattatatagtTACTCATAGATTAGGGTcatataaacatattttaaaattctaaatttAATATAGTTGATCTAACCCATCAGGGATAAATCCCTTGATCTTTCAAGGAGAAAAAAAAGCATCCCTCAGCAAAAATGGCATCCCTTGATCTTTCATTCAAGAAAAATGGCATATGTCTCATTTCATCACAACACAAATAAATCGAAGAGAGTTaaagtttaaaattaaaaattacaaaaaccAGTAAATAAGTATGAAATAGATAGAAGCAATAACAAGTACTATGAAGATAAAAGCAACAATAACTTAGAAATAGTGAAAGAAAAGATATCAAAATAATGAAAGAGCAAATGAAGAATAAAATAGATTAAGGAGAAAACAATAGAAATAATCTTCCCACAGCAAATACGTAGAAACACATGCCTGAAGAAAAAACAAGAAATCAAAACACATCCAAAATTAAAACAGATCTACATTTATCTTAAAGTTCACAAAACTCAAATGTTAACAAAACCTTAACAAAACCCAAATGTTAACAAACATGACCTTAAAAGAAGAATCACCCTTCAATTAGTTGAACACGGAGATCAAACACACATCCAAAATAAAAACAGATCTAAACTTATCTTAAAGATCACAAAACCCAAATGTTGAATCAAATGTTTTAAGACACAAATAATACTGATAAAAAAACCTCTAACTCTAAAACACTTTTTGAGATACAATTaactaaaaccctaaataacagtTAACTAAACTcataaatttattcatttttaataaacTATGAACTAAAATCTAAAATATATGAGTTTAGAGTTatgtctaatatatatatatatatatatatatatatatatatatatatatatatataaatatatatatatatatatatatatatatatatatatatatatatatatatttgacataaCTCTAAACTCATATATTTTAGATTTTAGTTCATAgtttattaaaaatgaataaatttatataaataatataattaagattaatattaaaaattatatttaatattatttttaattaataaataatattaaatataatccgGGCCGATCCGAATAATCCGAGTCCGTCACAGGCCGGTCTGAAGCGGGCCAGGTAGCCCGTTTTGCCAGCTCTAATAATAAGGTTAGGGGTGAGAATAGGCTGGACCGAGTTAAGCTTTGTCAAATCTGTGTCTGTCTTGTCAAAAATTCCAAAACTTAAGCTTGGCCTGTGGCCAATCAaaggcttatttttaggcctaagtCTGGCCTTTTCGGAGACCTGTTTGGCCTAAGGGCCTACATAAAAACCTATTTTATTTGAGCATTTGTAAATAAGAAATTTAACTAATGATTAAATAGACTAACAGATTAAAAGATCAACAagattaaatgtttatttgcgttgacttattcaagtttgcctattaacataaattttgtgataatatttatttgatagaacttatgaaaacaacttatggtATTGTTCTTAAGGTTTTTGCAGTTAATTTTCATCAGTTCTTCAAAATGACCATGcttgatttttgtattttaattcaaagtataaatACAATATTAtagtaataattaaactatatatatatatatatatatatatatatatatatatatttaaataggtTAGCCTACTAGGCTTAAAAGACTTTTTATATGGTCTATGGCCTAACCTCTTTAGTTCAATAGGCTTTAAAAAACGCataggccttttctatttgaaAAAAAGCCTGGCCAGGACTTGTGttggctaggctataggcccctgttAGTTGGTCTGACATATTCCCACCCTTAAGTAAGGTATCCGTGTTGGTACCCATACCCGCTTATTTTAATGGATAATTTTCCGTGTCCATACCCATTTTGCTGGTTTTTACTCTATCCAAAGATTTTTTACGGGTACCCATAGACTATGGACTAAATTGTCATCCCTAATCAAAACGATCATATAAATAGTGAAAAATGagctatatattattttttaaattttgtcatttgatatatatatatatatatatatatatatatatatatatatatatatatatatatatatatatatatatatatatatatatatatatatttgacgcAACTCTAAACTCATATATTTTAGATTTTAGTTCATAGTTTattaaaaatgaatcaatttgtataaataatataattaagattaatattaaaaattgttttttaatattatttttaattaataaataatattaaatataatccgGGCTGACCCGAATAATCATAATCTATAAAGGGTCGGGCTTGGACAACTAAATTATAGTCCGTTTAAATTCTGGACTTTTTGGCCCGACCCGCCAAAAGCCCGAGTCTGTCACAGGCTGGCCCGAAGCGGGCCAGATAGCCCGTTTTGCCAGCTCTAATAATAAGGTTAGAGGTgagaataggctgggccgagttaGGCTTTGCCAAACCTGAGTCTGTCCTATCAAAAATTCCAAAACCTAAGTCTGACCCGTTGCCTATCAaaggcttatttttaggcctaagcctggccttttTGAAGGTCTGTTTGGCCTAAgggcctacataaaagcctattttatttgagCATTTGTAAATAAGAAATTTAACTAATGATTAAATATACTAACAGATTAAAAGATCAACAAGACTAAATGTTTATTTGCGTTAACTTATTCAAGTTTGcctattaacataaattttgtgataatatttatttgatagaacttatgaaaacaacttaagATATTGTTCATAAGGTTTTTGCAGTTAATTTTCATCAGTTCTTCAAAATGACTATGcttgatttttgtattttaattcaaagtataaatACAATATTAtagtaataattaaactatatatatatatatatatatatatatatatatatatatatatatatatatatatatatatatatatatatatatatatatatatatatatatatatatatatatatatatatataggtcagCCTagtaggcttaaaaggctttttatatGGTATATGGTCTAACCTTTTTAGTTCATTAGGCTTTAAAAAACGCATAGCTTTTTCTATTTGAAAATGGCCTGTGTAGGCTGGGCCATAGGCCCGTGTTAGTTGGTGTGACATATTCCCACCCCTAAGTAAGGTACTCGTGCCCATATCCATACTCACTTATTTTAATGGATAATTTTCTGTGTCCATATCCATTTTGCTGGTTTTTATCCTATCCAGGGGTTTTGTTACGGGTACCCATAGACTATGTGCCAGATTGCCATCCCTAATCAAACGATCATATAAATAGTGAAAAGTGAGCtatatattactccctccgtcccaaaatataagagaaaagacaaaaaaaacacacttattaataaaaatataaatataatcaaACTTGTGGGTTTATTGAAATAAAGTGCTTAGAAATATGTAAAAACAAATCTGATTGGTTGTTGGTTATAGAAAATATGAGAGAGAATGTAAACCaaatgcaaattgcatttaatattatcttgaaaatatgaaagataatttttttctcttatattttgggacaagaaaaatgcttttttttctcttatattttgggacggagggagtgtTTTTTAggcttaattgtaattttggtcCCCATACTAtcattttttttgggttttggtctctctattttaaaatccgtaattttagtccctatattttagtttttttaggattttggtccccctgcaaATCTGAAgccaattttaaataaaatgatgCTCACATTGATGATGTGTCGGTGCCAGTTCAGCAGTGAAAtgttaaaaaaactaattttatttaagatttatgttcaacatgtcatcaatgagagtttcatttcattaaaaattgcttTTGAATTTACAAGgggaccaaaaaccttaaaaactaaaataaagggactaaaatttcatatttttaaatagggggatcaaaactcaaaaaattaaataataggagaccaaaattacaattaagtttatttttttattattttattttatttaatatgtcactttcatcatttttttatattattttatatatggtTGGTTTCGTGCTGCTTTTCTCAAATTCGTCTTAtagttataattaaaaaaaaaaacaaaataaatatgaaaccagtgttttaaaaaccggaccggtcatcgaaccggtgagggtactaggtcactggtttatcggtcgaaccactgggtcactggtcgaatcgcacgaccaaaccggattaaaccggattaaaccggataactcgattgaatagacttgtcattatataggtataaaaccggtcgaaccggatgattcagtctctaaaaaaatataactaccttttaaatttctaaaaatatcatatcataaattcacaatttcataacttaaattcaaatttttaacaaaggtatcacacataacaaaatagtaaaaaattacaaagtctaattgcaaacaaagtctaattacaacataatctaaacaaagtctaattacaacataatctaattgaatagtttataacaaaataactcaaatgtgtatcaaatttaattcaaaataggatcttcctaaaaagaaaatcaaataaaattcaatatgttatgctatttaagaaaatttattagcaaatataacaaatagacaataaagtttttaatttgtcactaacgaaaaaaactatgtgagaatgctatttaagtaatacactactaaatatattaaaaaaaaaatttaaaaaaaaagtttaaaagaaatgttaaaaaaaagtttaaaaaaaataaaaaataaaagtttaaaaaaaaattaaaataagcaattaaaccgccggtttttcggttttcccggtttttccGGTTTTCTCGGTTTTGaccggttttcaccggttcccaccggtttgatggcatatccgatccaactattgaaccagaccggttacctggtcggttcccggttcgaccggtccgaccggccggtccggtccggtttttaaaacactgtatGAAACCCTGTCAAAAAAGGTAAAAAATAGAAAGTAAAGTGGAGACATCAAAGTTAAATATCTTTATCAAAGAATAAATAGGTATTTATTAGAAGAGCGAAATCCACGTAGAAAGACCCACACAATTAGCAATCATCCAGCTCAAAGTTTTATCCATCTCCAAATCCGTTTCATTCCTTCCTTCTTCCTCGCTGGCGTATTCAACAACACCTTCCCCAAATTCAAACCCTAATCCCAATTCAATCAATTTCATCATTCTCATTAGGGTTTCCATTTGTCGATGACGATGTTGTTGGAGGACGTCATTCGATCCATCGAGCTATGGCTGCGTCTCTTGAAGAAGCCCCAATCTCAAACCTACGTCAACCCTGATCTCGATCCTGTGTTATTGGTACCCGGTGTTGGTGGATCGATTCTTAATGCTGTTAATACCGACGGTAGCCAGGAAAGGGTTTGGGTTCGGTTTTTATCCGCTGAGTATAAGCTGAAAACTAAGCTTTGGTCACGTTATGATCCTGCTACTGGTAAAACTGTAACGATGGATCCAAAATCGACTATTGTGGTTCCTGAAGATAGGCATGGACTCCATGCGATTGATGTTTTGGATCCTGATTTGGtatgttgttttaattttaaattgtgtGAACTGGGTTGCTGATAGCTGAAGAATTGATTGTTGAACCATGTATGTATTCGTTTTGTGATtcaggtgattggaagtgagGCTGTATATTATTTCCATGACATGATAGTTCAAATGCAAAATTGGGGGTATCAAGAGGGGAAGTCACTTTTTGGCTTTGGATATGATTTTCGACAAAGCAATAGGTAGTTAACTAATCGTAAACTGGAACAGGAACAGGAACAGGAACGGTTAAtgataatgatttgattgaaCTTGAAAAATGAGTCCATTCCCTTTTCATTACTTACCCAAATTAATTTagcttaatttttttttggacaTTCCATTCTTTGCATCTTTATATTTTATGAGATTAGCAATGTTATCAAATTTCCGCAATTTCGGCGCTATGGCGTATATACATGGCTGTTTTTGGGCTTGCCGCAATGGCAAATATCGGCCAATATTGCGGGTTTTTCCGCTATAACGGCACCACAAAGCGTCTGgtatggcgggattttggctctctGCAAGGACAACACTGGAAATTAGTTCATTTTGTCTTTATGCAAGATAGTAATAGATTCTATCTCATTTTGATAATAGACTCTGACCCTGTTTGGATAAATAGCTAAATTTGTTGTTTACTGCCTGAAAAACGCTCATGTATAAGCTGTTTCTATACCAAaagattaaataaatttaaattggttTTTGTATAAGCTATATGCTATTTTCATCAGCTATCTTGCAGAGCTTACGCAAATAAGCTGAAAACAACTTATGAAGCCATAAGCTTTTTTTATTGGTTCTGTCAAACCGTCTCAGAAGTGCTTATGCCTGTAGATAGATGCTTAGATAACAATCTAAAGAGGCACTTCATTGTTAATAATATTTGTATCCTGTATTTATATTTGTGGTTATTTTTACAAAAGCAATAGTGTTCTCAGGAAGTTGTTATCTGTCAAACAAGCATACCCTAAAGTAAACTAAAACTATGTAAATACTTTATCTGAATCGCTATTGCcaaattgtttatttgttttgttttgttgttaaattTCCCAGTGATATAATTTTCCATAATTCTAAAGATAAAGTCGTTAACAATTGTGATTATTTTCATTCAGGTTGCAGGAAACAATGGATCGGCTTGCTACGAAGTTAGAATTAATTTATAATGCTTCCGGAGGGAAAAAGATAAATCTCATAAGTCATTCTATGGGTGGTCTTTTGGTGAAATGTTTCTTGTCCCTGCATAGTGATGTAATACATACATCAAGCTTCCTAAAtcaattttactttattttgtaGTTTTCTTTAACCTTGTCATTTATATCCATCAAAACCTTGGATGTTTTTCACTGCTGAGATGTTAAGTTCGCAATTTTGTTGTCGTTTGCAGATTTTTGAGAAATATGTTAAGAATTGGATTGCAATTGCTGCGCCATTCCAGGGTAAGAAATATTCTATTCTGTATATACTCAGAAGATCAGAAGTAAACATTAAGGATATTTGACGAATATGATTCTTCTAGCACTTCAATGCAATTTGTAAAGCTGGGACTGTTGGAAATTTGATTTCCTTAATCTTATTAGAGAGAGCAATGTCATCTGTATGCGGTAGAGAGTAAATAGTTGATGCACAAAAATTTGCATCAAAAGGAGGGTTGTTACTTGTTAAAATATTGgaggaaaaataataaagaaaaggaaatataGTTTATTTATGGCGTTTGTTACCATCATGCCTTTTAATGGTAACTCTTCACGTTAGCTCAATTCTTTTTCGCATAATTTCTTCTGTTTTGAAACTCTTCAGATTCTCTCTGATTGGTTTTTATATCATCTGCCTTCTTGCAGCTAGATAGAGTTTtcttaaatcatttttttaccaTCATGACGTAGCTGTGTGTTGTTATGCAGGTGCACCTGGATGTACCAATTCTACCTTTTTAAATGGAATGTCATTTGTGGAAGGATGGGAGCAAAACTTTTTTATTTCCAAATGGAGCATGCACCAGTTGGTACTGATCAATTATTTTGGCCTTCTGAATTTGTGTGTTAACTTCAATTGTTAGTGCAACCAATCCCTATTACAGGGACTTGTCATAGTCATCCTACCTTTCTCTTGTGGTATATATTATTATCTCTGATATCTGTTGGATACAGATATTTGAGGGTGCTGAGTATTTAACACTTGTATGATTTCTGAGTTTATTCGACTGTCTCAACAGTTTATCCTTCAGTGATATAGCTGTGCAGAGGTATTAAATGTTTATTGACCAGCATGAAGGAAAAGGAAAATACTGATGAAATCAAAGCCAAAAGgcaaaataattaaatgataatcAAAATTCACAATCATTCTTTTGATATCTATTCTCATATCAAAAGCAAAATAGTATGCAGTGACATAAagcataagaaaaaaaatataatctaGTCTTGGCTACTATTATTTATAGTTTGTACAAGTTATAATATTATAGTTATATATAGTTTTTCGTGCATTGATCACTTGACATTGATTGCCCCATTTGTATTTTCCATGTATTGTATGATGCAGTGTTCTCTGTTATAATGTTTTTCTTCTTTCCTATGCACAAGATTGTATAAACATAATGAAGTGTCTGTTATAATGTTTTTCTTCTTTCCTATGCACACGTTTGTATAAGCATAATCTTGCATGTGTATTTTCTTTTAATGTGCGCATTTTGGTATGAACTTATAATACATTTTGAGCTTTTTCTTTTGGGATTTAGATGCCTTGGTTATAATGTTTTTCTTCTTTCCTATGCACATGTTTGTATAAGCATAATCTTGCATGTGTATTTTCTTTTAATGTGCGCATTTTGGTATGAACTTATAATACATTTTGAGCTTTTTCTTTTGGGATTTAGATGCCTTGGTTTTCAAAATTACTTAATGAAGATTGTCCCGTGTCACAGCTGATTGAATGTCCATCGATATATGAACTGATGGCCTGTCCTAATTTTGATTGGCAACACATTCCTGTTCTGGAATTGTGGCgtgagagacttcattcagatggGAAATCTCATGTTATTCTTGAGTCATATCCGCCATGTGATACTGTCGAGGTTTTGAAGCAAGCTCTTTTAAACAACAAAGTGAGTTACAACTTACAAGCTCTACCTTGCTCAGCTTGCAGTTTACTTGAACTTAGCAAATATGATTGGGTTTAAATAATGTATTGCAAAAAATTTTTTGTTCAAATTCCACTACACTATAACTGCTATTTGACAACACTGGCTGGAAATACATTTATATGTTTGAGAATAGATATGTTACTATTCAAGACGTAGTTGTCTAGGATATTTAGTTGTATGCACCTTAATTTAGATTGGTTTGATGTCCAGCTTAATTATGATGGTGAGGAATTGGATCTGCCCTTCAACTCAGAGATTTTGGAATGGGCAAACAAAACACGGGAGATTCTATCTTCTGCCAAA
Coding sequences:
- the LOC131630440 gene encoding lecithin-cholesterol acyltransferase-like 4, yielding MTMLLEDVIRSIELWLRLLKKPQSQTYVNPDLDPVLLVPGVGGSILNAVNTDGSQERVWVRFLSAEYKLKTKLWSRYDPATGKTVTMDPKSTIVVPEDRHGLHAIDVLDPDLVIGSEAVYYFHDMIVQMQNWGYQEGKSLFGFGYDFRQSNRLQETMDRLATKLELIYNASGGKKINLISHSMGGLLVKCFLSLHSDIFEKYVKNWIAIAAPFQGAPGCTNSTFLNGMSFVEGWEQNFFISKWSMHQLLIECPSIYELMACPNFDWQHIPVLELWRERLHSDGKSHVILESYPPCDTVEVLKQALLNNKLNYDGEELDLPFNSEILEWANKTREILSSAKLPPGIKFYNIYGTNLRTPHSICYGNANKPVSDLHELRYLQPRLVCVDGDGTVPVESAKADGFDAEERVGIPGEHRGILCEPHLFRILKHWLRAGDPDPFYNPVNDYVILPTAFEIERHTEKGLVVTSLKEEWEVISNDQDGQSITGDEMSLSSISVSQEGANKSHSEAHATVFVHPGNDGKQHIELNALAVSIDAS